The genomic interval CTGGTGGTCTCCGGCTGCGTCATGATGCGCGTCTGCCACCTGGACACCTGCCCGGTCGGCATCGCCACCCAGAACCCGGTGCTGCGCGACCGCTACTCCGGCAAGGCCGAGTACGTGGTGAACTTCTTCCGGTTCATCGCGCAGGAGGTCCGCGAGCTGCTGGCCGAGCTGGGCTTCCGCTCCGTCGAGGAGGCCGTCGGCCACGCCGAGGTGCTCGACGTGACCCGCGCGGTCAACCACTGGAAGGCGCAGGGCCTGGAGCTCGAGCCGCTGTTCCACGTGCCCGAGCTGCCCGAGGGCGCCGTCCGCCACCAGGTGATCGCCCAGGACCACGGTCTGGAGAAGGCGCTCGACAACGAGCTGATCAGGCTCGCCGCCGACGCGCTCTCCGCCTCCGGGGCCGAGGACGCGGCGCCGGTGCGCGCCCAGGTCGCCATCCGCAACATCAACCGCACGGTCGGCACCATGCTCGGCCACGAGGTGACCCGGAAGTTCGGCGGGGCGGGCCTGCCCGACGACACCATCGACATCACCTTCACCGGCTCCGCCGGCCAGTCGTTCGGCGCCTTCGTCCCGCGCGGTGTCACGCTGCGCCTGGAGGGCGACGCCAACGACTACGTCGGCAAGGGCCTCTCCGGCGGCCGGATCGTCGTCCGGCCGGACCGCGGCGCCGACCACCTCGCCGAGTACAGCGTCATCGCGGGCAACACCCTCGCCTACGGCGCCACCGGCGGCGAGATGTTCCTGCGCGGCAGGGTCGGCGAGCGGTTCTGCGTCCGCAACTCCGGCGCGCTGGTCGTCTCCGAGGGCGTGGGCGACCACGGCTGCGAGTACATGACCGGCGGTCGCGCGGTCGTCCTCGGCGAGACCGGACGCAACTTCGCGGCCGGCATGTCCGGCGGCGTCGCCTACGTCATCGACCTCGACCGGGACAACGTGAACGCCGGCAACCTGGACGCCGTCGAGGCGCTGGACGACGCCGACAAGCAGTGGCTGCACGACGTGGTCCGCCGCCACCGGGACGAGACGGGCTCCACCGTCGCCGAGAAGCTGCTCGCCGACTGGGACACCGCCGTGCGACGCTTCAGCAAGATCATCCCCAGCACGTACAAGGCAGTGCTCGCCGCCAAGGACGCCGCCGAGCGAGCCGGTCTGTCGGAGACCGAGACCCACGAGAAGATGATGGAGGCGGCGATCAATGGCTGACCCGAAGGGCTTTCTGAACCACGGCCGCGAGGTCGCCGCGTCCCGTCCGGTCGAGGAGCGCACGAAGGACTGGAACGAGGTCTACGTCCCCGGCTCCCTGCTGCCGATCATCAGCAAGCAGGCCAGCCGCTGCATGGACTGCGGCATCCCGTTCTGTCACAACGGCTGTCCGCTCGGCAACCTCATCCCCGAGTGGAACGACTACGCCTACCGCGAGGACTGGGGCGCGGCGAGCGACCGGCTGCACGCCACGAACAACTTCCCCGAGTTCACCGGGCGGCTGTGCCCCGCCCCCTGCGAGTCGGCGTGCGTGCTCGGCATCAACCAGCCGCCGGTCACCATCAAGAACGTCGAGGTCTCGATCATCGACAAGGCGTGGGAGTCCGGCGACGTCGCGCCGCGGATCCCCGAGCGCCTGTCCGGCAAGACCGTCGCGGTCGTCGGCTCCGGCCCCGCGGGCCTGGCCGCCGCCCAGCAGCTGACCCGGGCCGGCCACACCGTCGCCGTCTACGAGCGCGCGGACCGCATCGGAGGCCTCCTGCGGTACGGCATCCCCGAGTTCAAGATGGAGAAGCGGCACATCAACCGCCGGATCGAGCAGATGCGCGCGGAGGGCACCAAGTTCCGCACCGGCATCGAGATCGGCCGCGACATGCCGGCGACCGCGCTGCGCAAGCGGTACGACGCCGTGGTCCTCGCCGTCGGCGCGACCACCGCGCGCGACCTGCCGGTGCCGGGCCGCGAGCTCAAGGGCATCCACCAGGCCATGGAGTACCTGCCGCTGGCGAACAAGGTGCAGGAGGGCGACTACGTCTCCCCGCCGATCACCGCCGAGGGCAAGCACGTCGTCGTGATCGGCGGCGGCGACACCGGCGCCGACTGCGTGGGCACCGCCCACCGCCAGGGCGCCGCCTCGGTCACCCAGCTGGAGATCATGCCCCGCCCGAACGACGAGCGGGACCCCCTCTCCCAGCCCTGGCCGACCTTCCCCATGCTCTACAAGGTCACCAGCGCCCACGAGGAGGGCGGCGAGCGGATCTACTCCGTCTCCACCACCCACTTCGAGGGCGACGAGGACGGCAACGTCCAGTGGCTGCACCTGGTCGAGGTCGAGTTCGTGGACGGCAAGCTGGACCGGAAGCCCGGCACCGAACGGAGGATCCCGGCCCAGCTGGTCACCCTCGCCATGGGCTTCACCGGCACCGACCGGGAGAACGGCCTGGTCGAGCAGTTCGGCCTGGACCTCGACGAGCGGGGTAACATCGCCCGCGACGCCGACTTCCAGACCAACGTGCCGGGCGTGTTCGTCGCCGGCGACGCCGGCCGCGGCCAGTCGCTCATCGTGTGGGCGATCGCCGAGGGCC from Streptomyces sp. DH-12 carries:
- a CDS encoding glutamate synthase subunit beta, yielding MADPKGFLNHGREVAASRPVEERTKDWNEVYVPGSLLPIISKQASRCMDCGIPFCHNGCPLGNLIPEWNDYAYREDWGAASDRLHATNNFPEFTGRLCPAPCESACVLGINQPPVTIKNVEVSIIDKAWESGDVAPRIPERLSGKTVAVVGSGPAGLAAAQQLTRAGHTVAVYERADRIGGLLRYGIPEFKMEKRHINRRIEQMRAEGTKFRTGIEIGRDMPATALRKRYDAVVLAVGATTARDLPVPGRELKGIHQAMEYLPLANKVQEGDYVSPPITAEGKHVVVIGGGDTGADCVGTAHRQGAASVTQLEIMPRPNDERDPLSQPWPTFPMLYKVTSAHEEGGERIYSVSTTHFEGDEDGNVQWLHLVEVEFVDGKLDRKPGTERRIPAQLVTLAMGFTGTDRENGLVEQFGLDLDERGNIARDADFQTNVPGVFVAGDAGRGQSLIVWAIAEGRSAARGCDRYLTGASELPAPIRPTDRALAV